Proteins co-encoded in one Sandaracinaceae bacterium genomic window:
- a CDS encoding acetyl-CoA carboxylase biotin carboxylase subunit: protein MFRKVLVANRGEIAVRVIRTLREMGIASVAVYSEADRRALHVRMADEAYPIGPAPSAESYLVQERIIEACKKSGAEAVHPGYGFLSENASFARALEAAGIKLIGPPPAAMEAMGYKTAARDKMIAAGVPVVPGATIDSEADLAKAASEVGYPIMLKAAGGGGGKGMRFVESEKDLKTAYERARSEARKAFGDDTVYLEKAIVEPRHVEIQVLGDEHGNVVHLFERDCSIQRRHQKVVEETPTPAPARTDELIAKMGDVAVKAAQAVGYFGAGTVEFLMAPDGSFYFLEMNTRLQVEHPITELITGIDLVREQVRVAAGEPLGYGQDDIRSYGHAIQCRVYAEDPATNFMPSPGTIEVLRVPAGPGIRDDSGAYAGAEISSYYDPLVSKLCVWARTREEAVQRMRRALSEYVVTGIRTNLPFHLALMSHEKFIAGDYDTSFIAQHEDVLLTSGSAGAASEAFVVGAAVAQAFREDDAAKQASPPPANGHGASVSPWRLAALAKL from the coding sequence ATGTTTCGCAAGGTCCTGGTCGCCAACCGCGGTGAGATCGCCGTCCGCGTCATCCGCACGCTCCGAGAGATGGGCATCGCCTCCGTCGCCGTCTACAGCGAGGCCGATCGGCGCGCGCTCCACGTGCGCATGGCCGACGAGGCCTACCCCATCGGGCCGGCGCCGAGCGCGGAGAGCTACCTCGTCCAGGAGCGCATCATCGAGGCCTGCAAGAAGTCCGGCGCCGAGGCGGTGCACCCGGGCTACGGCTTCCTGAGCGAGAACGCCTCGTTCGCGCGCGCCCTCGAGGCGGCCGGCATCAAGCTGATCGGTCCCCCTCCCGCGGCGATGGAGGCGATGGGCTACAAGACCGCGGCGCGGGACAAGATGATCGCGGCCGGTGTGCCCGTGGTGCCGGGCGCGACGATCGACTCCGAGGCGGACCTCGCGAAGGCGGCGTCCGAGGTCGGCTACCCGATCATGCTCAAGGCGGCGGGCGGCGGCGGCGGCAAGGGCATGCGCTTCGTCGAGTCCGAGAAGGACCTGAAGACGGCCTACGAGCGCGCGCGCTCCGAAGCCCGCAAGGCGTTCGGCGACGACACCGTCTACCTCGAGAAGGCCATCGTCGAGCCGCGCCACGTCGAGATCCAGGTGCTCGGGGACGAGCACGGCAACGTCGTGCACCTCTTCGAGCGCGACTGCTCCATCCAGCGTCGCCATCAGAAGGTGGTCGAGGAGACGCCGACCCCCGCGCCCGCGCGGACCGATGAGCTCATCGCCAAGATGGGCGACGTCGCGGTCAAGGCGGCCCAGGCGGTCGGCTACTTCGGGGCCGGAACGGTCGAGTTCCTGATGGCGCCCGACGGCTCGTTCTACTTCCTCGAGATGAACACCCGGCTCCAGGTCGAGCACCCCATCACCGAGCTCATCACGGGGATCGATCTCGTGCGCGAGCAGGTCCGCGTCGCGGCGGGTGAGCCCCTCGGATACGGGCAAGACGACATCCGATCCTACGGGCACGCGATCCAGTGCCGCGTCTACGCCGAGGACCCGGCGACGAACTTCATGCCGAGCCCCGGCACCATCGAGGTGCTGCGCGTCCCCGCCGGCCCGGGCATCCGGGACGACTCGGGCGCCTACGCGGGCGCGGAGATCTCGAGCTACTACGACCCGCTCGTCAGCAAGCTCTGCGTCTGGGCGCGCACCCGTGAAGAGGCCGTGCAGCGCATGCGCCGCGCGCTGAGCGAGTACGTCGTCACCGGCATCCGCACCAACCTCCCCTTCCACCTCGCGCTCATGAGCCACGAGAAGTTCATCGCAGGCGACTACGACACGAGCTTCATCGCGCAGCACGAGGACGTGCTCCTCACGAGCGGCTCCGCGGGCGCGGCGAGCGAGGCGTTCGTGGTCGGCGCGGCGGTCGCGCAGGCCTTCCGCGAGGACGACGCGGCCAAGCAGGCGAGCCCTCCCCCGGCGAACGGGCACGGCGCTTCCGTCAGCCCCTGGCGCCTGGCCGCGCTCGCCAAGCTCTGA
- a CDS encoding sulfatase-like hydrolase/transferase, with protein MRRLWPCLALLFWVSCGDDPEPEAPPANAAPARSSEASPTPERADEGARGAERVHYDLLRHLARAQVHHRDTHLIQLGEPQGHQHTLGGWRTRAGDTHDFDGTRAAVITGVTGYFLLPIASADRCHVSLRARAFGDGRVALYVDDETIGNVTLPTDGTWGVAEADIPPALCTPGEHDLRLRVARTGSAPGLARAGVAVDWIRLGPDADDGTHPAVEGDTLRLPDGWTISWDLEPRDGARLAAEIEGEVTIRAEADGAAPRTLSGPGASLGELAGQIVRLSFTARGDASITRPRVVTFDGAPLAAAPRVRNVVFYLTDTLRADHLQVYAPETRVETPGLSGWARQAATFLAGHSQENWTKPSCATLLSGLFPWEHQATGEDSQVPGSVELLSERLRGEGFHTGAFVANGFVSDRFGFRQGWDTFRNYVREGRRNMARFVAEDVIAWLDARPEDRPFFLYVHTIDPHVPYIPPSEDLARYDPDPYDGVVDFHRDRALLEGIKGGRIPLNARDRVRLEALYDGEITYHDRHFASVIEALERRGLADETLVVFTSDHGEELFDHGSVGHGHSVWEELIRVPLIVRWPGLTDEATRIEEAAGLVDVVPTALDALGMEPSEAVSGRSLAPILRGGTEDAPRPVVTGFMNGWRTIVVGRFKLIQRTASHISLYDLEADPGEQHDLAPERPIAVRYLRGLLGLTLAGQERRHEASRTDIDATLREQLEALGYAGASRAPTAAEAQADDEAEGD; from the coding sequence GTGCGACGTCTCTGGCCTTGTCTCGCCCTGTTGTTCTGGGTCTCCTGCGGAGACGATCCCGAGCCCGAGGCGCCCCCCGCCAACGCGGCGCCGGCCCGGTCATCGGAGGCCTCGCCTACGCCCGAGCGAGCGGACGAGGGAGCCCGCGGCGCGGAGCGCGTCCACTACGACCTGCTCCGCCACCTCGCGCGCGCCCAGGTCCATCACCGCGACACCCACCTGATCCAGCTCGGCGAGCCGCAGGGGCACCAGCACACCCTCGGGGGCTGGCGGACCCGCGCGGGCGACACGCACGACTTCGACGGGACCCGGGCCGCGGTGATCACCGGGGTCACCGGGTATTTCCTGCTCCCGATCGCCTCGGCCGATCGTTGCCACGTGTCGCTGCGGGCGCGGGCCTTCGGCGACGGCCGGGTCGCGCTCTACGTGGACGACGAGACCATCGGGAACGTCACCCTCCCCACCGACGGCACCTGGGGCGTGGCCGAGGCGGACATCCCGCCCGCGCTCTGCACGCCGGGCGAGCACGATCTGCGGCTTCGGGTCGCGCGCACCGGCTCGGCGCCCGGCCTCGCCCGCGCGGGCGTCGCGGTCGACTGGATCCGCCTCGGCCCGGACGCCGACGACGGGACCCACCCCGCGGTGGAGGGCGACACGCTGCGCCTCCCGGACGGCTGGACGATCAGCTGGGACCTCGAGCCCCGCGACGGCGCGCGCCTCGCGGCCGAGATCGAGGGCGAGGTGACGATCCGCGCCGAGGCCGACGGCGCCGCGCCCCGCACGCTGAGCGGTCCAGGCGCGTCCCTCGGCGAGCTCGCGGGCCAGATCGTGCGGCTCTCCTTCACCGCGCGCGGCGACGCGTCGATCACGCGGCCGCGCGTCGTCACCTTCGACGGCGCCCCGCTGGCCGCCGCGCCTCGGGTGCGCAACGTGGTCTTCTACCTGACCGACACCCTGCGCGCCGACCACCTCCAGGTGTACGCGCCCGAGACGCGGGTCGAGACGCCGGGCCTCAGCGGATGGGCGCGCCAGGCCGCCACCTTCCTCGCCGGACATTCGCAAGAGAACTGGACCAAGCCCAGCTGCGCCACGCTGCTGAGCGGCCTCTTCCCGTGGGAGCATCAGGCGACCGGTGAGGACTCGCAGGTGCCGGGATCGGTGGAGCTCCTCAGCGAGCGGCTGCGCGGAGAGGGCTTCCACACGGGCGCCTTCGTCGCGAACGGCTTCGTCTCGGACCGCTTCGGCTTCCGCCAGGGCTGGGACACGTTTCGCAACTACGTGCGCGAGGGCCGCCGCAACATGGCGCGCTTCGTCGCGGAGGACGTGATCGCGTGGCTCGACGCGCGCCCCGAGGACCGGCCCTTCTTCCTCTACGTGCACACCATCGACCCGCACGTGCCCTACATCCCGCCGTCCGAGGACCTCGCCCGCTACGATCCCGACCCCTACGACGGCGTGGTCGACTTCCACCGGGACCGCGCGCTGCTCGAGGGCATCAAGGGCGGCCGCATCCCCCTGAACGCGCGCGACCGGGTCCGGCTCGAGGCGCTGTACGACGGGGAGATCACCTACCACGACCGCCACTTCGCCTCCGTCATCGAGGCGCTCGAGCGGCGCGGGCTCGCCGACGAGACCCTCGTCGTCTTCACGTCCGATCACGGCGAGGAGCTCTTCGACCACGGCTCGGTCGGGCACGGCCACAGCGTGTGGGAGGAGCTCATCCGGGTGCCGCTCATCGTGCGCTGGCCGGGGCTGACGGACGAGGCGACGCGGATCGAGGAGGCGGCGGGCCTGGTCGACGTGGTGCCCACCGCGCTCGACGCCCTCGGGATGGAGCCGAGCGAAGCCGTGAGCGGCCGCTCGCTGGCGCCCATCCTCCGCGGCGGCACCGAGGACGCGCCGCGCCCCGTGGTCACCGGCTTCATGAACGGCTGGCGCACGATCGTGGTCGGCCGCTTCAAGCTCATCCAGCGTACGGCGAGCCACATCTCGCTCTACGACCTGGAGGCCGACCCGGGAGAGCAGCACGACCTGGCGCCCGAGCGGCCGATCGCGGTGCGCTACCTCCGCGGGCTGCTCGGCCTCACGCTCGCCGGCCAGGAGCGACGACACGAGGCGTCGCGCACCGACATCGACGCCACGCTGCGCGAGCAGCTCGAGGCGCTCGGCTACGCGGGCGCGTCGCGCGCGCCCACCGCCGCGGAGGCCCAGGCCGACGACGAGGCCGAAGGCGACTGA
- a CDS encoding PKD domain-containing protein, with translation MRRSRLRSLAALCSSLALLVGCGSRTRLSGGFDGSVEPPADAGVVHPDVGPLDAGRDAGPPRPRCVASPALAAFQAAINPTGDAIGGGRGYGNLVAPSAVDARVSSAEALERAVATLGPGATIYVEDDAEIDLSGRSITLPEGVTLASGRGRGDSRGALLFQRSLDGPPMLVTGGPGVRVTGLRLRGPDPTRGDRIDRSVAYGVDFAHEGELDDCELWAWPGAAVRVRASGVFVHHSDFHHQRRPGVAASVRIEADGPTRVEACRFDRSRHHLEATHAGARWEAAHLHVLPHGADPRFISQSEAGRSAGGVLRGSLLEGDADFDLAIGGDPTGPVRYEGNWTEQEDLMDAIRLDTDAARAAFVARDNELGARLEGLLPRAIAVATPIEAVAPVEVAFDGSASALDLGGDCALRSYAWHFGDGEVAEPPVYGARVQHRYDTPGRYLATLTVDDESGISGRAHVPVLVRPARDGRWLSVWLRDSHADTQPGYYAIELRVDDRVVYRRDVAEQGRGWEHVLLDVTDATAPSGVVEITVRLTALRGVTDRETEINDVFVWIDDLYLFGGGVVNGDYEDGANGWVFEEVGSVEYLSGSTLSDARSGERSLVLGVGYVEPRAGRGGPSGGSFVQTYQRFMLTP, from the coding sequence TTGAGACGCTCCCGCCTTCGTTCTCTGGCTGCGCTGTGCTCATCGCTCGCGCTGCTCGTCGGCTGCGGTAGCCGCACGCGGCTCTCGGGCGGCTTCGACGGCAGCGTCGAGCCGCCCGCCGACGCGGGCGTCGTGCACCCGGACGTCGGCCCCCTCGACGCCGGGCGCGACGCCGGCCCGCCGCGCCCCCGTTGCGTGGCGTCGCCCGCGCTGGCCGCCTTCCAGGCCGCGATCAACCCCACCGGCGACGCCATCGGCGGCGGCCGCGGGTACGGGAACCTCGTCGCGCCGAGCGCGGTCGACGCGCGGGTCTCCTCCGCCGAGGCGCTCGAGCGCGCGGTCGCCACGCTCGGCCCCGGCGCCACGATCTACGTGGAGGACGACGCGGAGATCGACCTGAGCGGGCGCTCCATCACGCTCCCCGAAGGCGTCACGCTCGCGAGCGGGCGCGGCCGCGGCGACTCGCGCGGGGCGCTCCTGTTCCAGCGCAGCCTCGACGGGCCGCCCATGCTCGTCACGGGTGGCCCTGGCGTGCGCGTGACGGGGCTCCGCCTGCGCGGGCCCGATCCCACCCGCGGCGACCGCATCGACCGCAGCGTGGCGTACGGCGTCGACTTCGCGCACGAGGGGGAGCTGGACGACTGCGAGCTCTGGGCGTGGCCCGGCGCGGCGGTGCGGGTGCGCGCGAGCGGCGTCTTCGTGCATCACTCCGACTTCCATCACCAGCGACGGCCCGGCGTCGCGGCCAGCGTGCGGATCGAGGCCGACGGGCCCACGCGCGTGGAGGCCTGCCGCTTCGACCGATCGCGGCACCACCTCGAGGCGACGCACGCCGGCGCGCGGTGGGAGGCGGCGCACCTGCACGTCCTGCCGCACGGCGCCGACCCGCGCTTCATCAGCCAGTCCGAGGCGGGCCGCTCGGCCGGCGGCGTCCTGCGCGGCAGCCTGCTCGAGGGCGACGCGGACTTCGACCTCGCGATCGGGGGCGACCCGACCGGCCCCGTGCGCTACGAGGGGAACTGGACGGAGCAAGAGGACCTGATGGACGCCATCCGCCTCGACACCGACGCCGCGCGTGCGGCCTTCGTCGCGAGGGACAACGAGCTCGGGGCCCGGCTCGAGGGGCTCCTCCCGCGCGCCATCGCGGTCGCCACACCGATCGAGGCGGTCGCCCCGGTGGAGGTCGCGTTCGACGGGAGCGCCAGCGCGCTCGATCTCGGCGGGGACTGCGCGCTCCGCAGCTACGCCTGGCACTTCGGCGACGGGGAGGTCGCGGAGCCGCCCGTCTACGGCGCGCGCGTCCAGCACCGCTACGACACCCCCGGCCGCTACCTCGCCACGCTCACCGTCGACGACGAGAGCGGCATCTCGGGCCGCGCCCACGTGCCGGTGCTGGTGCGGCCCGCGCGCGACGGGCGCTGGCTCAGCGTCTGGCTCCGGGACAGCCACGCGGACACGCAGCCGGGCTACTACGCGATCGAGCTGCGCGTCGACGATCGGGTCGTGTATCGGCGCGACGTGGCCGAGCAGGGGCGCGGGTGGGAGCACGTCTTGCTGGACGTCACGGACGCGACGGCCCCTTCGGGCGTGGTGGAGATCACCGTGCGGCTGACCGCGCTGCGGGGCGTGACGGACCGCGAGACCGAGATCAACGACGTCTTCGTGTGGATCGACGACCTCTACCTCTTCGGCGGGGGCGTCGTGAACGGCGACTACGAGGACGGCGCCAACGGGTGGGTCTTCGAGGAGGTCGGCTCGGTCGAGTACCTCTCGGGCAGCACGCTCAGCGACGCCCGGAGCGGCGAGCGCTCCCTCGTGCTGGGCGTGGGCTACGTGGAGCCGCGCGCCGGGCGCGGCGGTCCGTCGGGGGGCAGCTTCGTCCAGACGTACCAGCGCTTCATGCTCACGCCCTGA